Proteins from a single region of Clupea harengus chromosome 5, Ch_v2.0.2, whole genome shotgun sequence:
- the LOC116220504 gene encoding uncharacterized protein LOC116220504 encodes MYKVRKESFAMQMKIVLSKCDGHANIIEELGHNIQLLLFSKKQTQDFVNKVGDSLIWEIQMKVSALLMRIEAESDMKSKRMQDGLEVLNEPKMLYEEMVQHVEQTKTPLEFLKKEASLRARAEKLVMLDELGPEYKDYVSHGKYLEELLTGFDVKKMGKVKRKGLVRKISQVLKVWKSDRKHFDLTAYRSLDLMLTKIASLEQEQNNDSDNSLSWELESSSEEDDEDPSDAKDATTSKHKVLQRLKCNV; translated from the exons ATGTACAAGGTGCGAAAGGAGAGCTTTGCTATGCAGATGAAGATTGTGCTGTCCAAATGTGATGGACATGCCAACATTATCGAG GAGCTGGGACATAACATACAACTGCTTCTGTTCAGCAAAAAGCAGACTCAGGACTTCGTAAATAAAGTTGGAGACAGCCTGATCTGGGAGATCCAGATGAAAGTGTCTGCGCTCCTTATGCGGATTGAAGCTGAAAGTGACATGAAGTCCAAACGCATGCAGGACGGCCTAGAGGTGCTCAACGAGCCTAAAATGCTCTATGAAGAGATGGTCCAACATGTCGAACAGACCAAAACACCCCTTGAGTTTCTCAAGAAGGAGGCGTCTCTAAGGGCGAGAGCTGAAAAGCTTGTCATGCTTGATGAGCTTGGCCCGGAGTACAAAGACTACGTCTCGCACGGCAAGTACCTTGAGGAGCTATTGACCGGCTTCGATGTAAAAAAGATGGGCAAAGTGAAAAGAAAAGGTCTCGTGAGGAAAATCTCTCAGGTCCTGAAAGTCTGGAAATCCGACAGAAAACATTTTGATCTTACTGCTTACCGAAGTTTAGATTTGATGCTGACAAAAATCGCGTCTCTTGAGCAAGAGCAAAACAACGATTCCGATAACAGCTTGAGTTGGGAACTTGAAAGCTCCTCTGAAGAAGACGACGAGGATCCCAGTGACGCAAAGGATGCCACAACATCTAAGCACAAAGTGCTACAAAGGTTAAAGTGCAACGTCTAA